In Flavobacterium sp. N1736, the following are encoded in one genomic region:
- a CDS encoding methylated-DNA--[protein]-cysteine S-methyltransferase, which translates to METVYINSPLGITKIVGDEDGVSIISVSDVGTNEVSKEIPNVLKEAVSQLNEYFDKKRTDFSFKLNPKGTEFQQKVWKALLEIPYGKTISYMDQTKKLGDIKAIRAVASANGKNPLWIVVPCHRVIGTNGSLTGYAGGLPRKKWLLEHENPSTQQSLF; encoded by the coding sequence ATGGAAACAGTCTACATCAATTCACCATTAGGAATCACCAAAATAGTTGGTGATGAAGATGGCGTTTCTATAATTTCAGTTTCAGATGTTGGTACAAATGAAGTTTCAAAAGAGATTCCAAATGTTTTAAAAGAAGCCGTTTCACAATTAAACGAATATTTCGATAAAAAAAGAACCGATTTCAGTTTCAAACTAAACCCAAAAGGAACTGAATTTCAGCAAAAAGTATGGAAAGCTTTATTGGAAATTCCATACGGAAAAACCATAAGTTACATGGATCAAACCAAAAAGCTGGGTGATATAAAAGCGATTCGTGCAGTAGCATCTGCAAATGGTAAAAATCCGCTTTGGATCGTGGTTCCATGTCATCGCGTTATTGGTACAAATGGTTCTTTAACGGGTTATGCAGGCGGTTTGCCTCGCAAGAAATGGCTGCTTGAACACGAAAACCCAAGTACACAACAAAGTTTGTTTTGA
- a CDS encoding 3'-5' exonuclease — MIEKINLNNILFLDIETVPEEENFNSLDAEMQSLWDLKTQYQRKDDFTPEEFYERAGIWAEFGKIICISVGYFTIKGDIRNFRVTSFFGDEKKILHDFNNLLNNHFNQPQHLLCGHNAKEFDIPFLARRMIINQIAIPDKLNLFGKKPWEIAHLDTLELWKFGDYKHFTSLKLLTKILGLPSPKGDIDGSQVAHVFYVEKDIDRIVTYCEKDTIAVAQIFLRFRREDLLIDDEIIHV; from the coding sequence ATGATTGAAAAAATAAACCTCAACAACATACTCTTTCTTGATATTGAAACCGTTCCCGAAGAAGAAAACTTCAATTCGCTTGACGCAGAAATGCAATCGCTTTGGGATTTGAAAACACAATACCAGCGAAAAGACGATTTTACGCCGGAAGAATTTTACGAGCGTGCCGGAATCTGGGCTGAATTTGGAAAAATCATTTGTATTTCTGTTGGGTATTTTACCATTAAAGGAGATATTCGGAATTTTCGTGTAACATCGTTTTTTGGCGATGAAAAGAAGATTCTTCACGATTTTAATAATCTTCTGAATAATCATTTTAACCAGCCGCAACATCTTTTGTGCGGACATAATGCAAAAGAATTTGATATTCCGTTTTTGGCACGCCGAATGATTATCAATCAAATTGCGATTCCGGATAAACTGAATTTATTTGGCAAAAAACCTTGGGAAATTGCGCATCTCGATACTTTAGAATTATGGAAGTTTGGCGATTATAAGCATTTCACTTCTTTAAAATTACTGACTAAGATTCTTGGCCTTCCATCGCCAAAAGGCGATATTGACGGAAGTCAGGTGGCTCACGTTTTTTATGTGGAGAAAGACATTGACAGAATTGTAACCTATTGCGAAAAAGATACCATTGCTGTTGCGCAGATTTTCCTGCGCTTTCGTCGTGAAGATTTATTGATTGATGATGAAATTATTCATGTTTAG
- a CDS encoding winged helix DNA-binding domain-containing protein, translated as MTHQEISYYRLAAQKLLETNSNSPQEIVHHLGAMQAQDYSMAKWAIGSRCNATEKEIEEAIDAAKIIRTHILRPTWHFVSAEDIYWMLDISGPQVQKMTISAAKKYGYDVQKLNQINAAIEKLLSGNNHLTREEIMQELNIKKSSGQDFLAAAIMMHAELEGLVCNGKMKGKQITYALLEERVSKPKTKLNKEEGLARLAKRYFESHGPATLLDFSWWSGFSPTICKQIINAIGLQLNSVAIENQTYWFGNQINKENNFKESIHFLPAFDEILISYKSREASILLEHQSRAFTNNGIFKPIILENSKVIGTWKRTMKKDHAKIETEFFNETESHKKAILFEGIKAFGNYLETKIVIE; from the coding sequence ATGACACATCAGGAAATCTCGTATTATAGACTTGCTGCTCAGAAACTTTTAGAAACAAATTCAAATTCTCCGCAAGAAATTGTGCATCATTTAGGCGCAATGCAGGCTCAGGATTATTCGATGGCAAAGTGGGCGATTGGTTCGCGATGTAATGCTACAGAAAAAGAGATTGAAGAAGCTATTGATGCTGCAAAAATTATTCGAACTCATATTCTAAGACCAACCTGGCATTTTGTATCTGCCGAAGATATTTATTGGATGTTGGATATTTCAGGACCGCAAGTACAAAAAATGACTATTTCTGCTGCCAAAAAATATGGTTACGACGTTCAAAAACTAAATCAGATAAATGCAGCAATAGAAAAACTATTATCGGGAAACAATCATTTAACGCGTGAAGAAATCATGCAGGAACTAAACATTAAAAAAAGTTCCGGTCAGGATTTTTTAGCCGCTGCAATTATGATGCATGCTGAACTTGAAGGTTTGGTTTGTAACGGAAAAATGAAAGGCAAACAAATAACGTATGCTTTGCTCGAAGAACGCGTTTCTAAACCAAAAACAAAACTGAATAAAGAAGAAGGTTTGGCGAGATTAGCTAAACGATATTTTGAAAGTCACGGACCTGCAACTTTATTAGATTTCTCCTGGTGGTCCGGTTTTTCGCCTACAATCTGCAAACAAATTATTAACGCAATAGGGTTGCAATTAAATTCTGTTGCAATTGAAAATCAAACCTATTGGTTTGGTAATCAAATTAATAAAGAAAATAATTTTAAGGAAAGCATACACTTTCTACCTGCTTTTGATGAGATTTTAATATCTTATAAATCTCGTGAAGCTTCTATTTTATTAGAACATCAATCGAGGGCTTTTACCAACAATGGCATTTTTAAACCGATTATTCTGGAAAACAGCAAGGTGATTGGAACCTGGAAAAGAACGATGAAAAAAGACCACGCCAAAATAGAAACGGAATTTTTTAATGAAACTGAAAGTCACAAAAAAGCAATTCTTTTTGAAGGAATTAAAGCTTTTGGAAACTATTTGGAAACCAAAATTGTTATCGAATAA
- a CDS encoding nucleoside recognition domain-containing protein, which translates to MVLSRFWLTIFISSIIFIIVSLFTANTYTIDYVLNGKKDDPILVSEKYAEQLPAFIKDSIKKAPDQTMIINRDTLNADTTYVYKNKTVKIYSGVQKSDGLLPTCKSTLVDLILPLIAYLAFFCGLMELLIISGASGKLAKGLSPVFVKVFPSIPKNHPSISYMTLNFAANFLGLDSAATPFGLKAMESLQEINPDKDKASDAQIMFMCLHASGLTLIATSIIGYRAAANASNPADVMLPCIITSFIGTIAAFLIVGIKQKINFKSASLVIALMLLIAAIVGLLMYVNHLDLIGKNYFTSNLSGLILIGIIVFTLIFSFINEKKFSEANTTVFDSFVVGANNGVKTGVTIFPYVLGMLVAISLFRNSGLFEIISNWIAFIFSNMGVNKQITDALPVAMLRPFSSAGSRGFLIDSMNTFGADSLTGRLSSIFQCSAESTFYVIAVYFGSVNIKNTRYALGTMLLVDVICVITAIFVASWFF; encoded by the coding sequence ATGGTATTAAGTAGATTTTGGTTAACTATTTTTATTTCGTCGATTATCTTTATTATAGTCAGTTTGTTTACAGCCAACACTTATACTATTGATTATGTTTTGAATGGAAAGAAAGACGATCCGATTCTTGTTTCAGAAAAATACGCTGAACAGCTCCCTGCTTTCATCAAAGACAGCATCAAAAAAGCGCCGGATCAAACCATGATTATCAATCGCGATACGCTTAACGCCGACACGACTTATGTTTATAAAAACAAAACCGTAAAAATTTACAGCGGTGTTCAAAAATCCGATGGTTTATTGCCAACCTGTAAAAGTACTTTGGTCGATTTAATTTTACCGCTTATTGCCTATTTGGCTTTTTTCTGCGGATTAATGGAGCTTTTAATTATTTCAGGAGCATCCGGGAAATTGGCTAAAGGACTGAGTCCGGTTTTTGTAAAAGTGTTTCCAAGTATACCAAAAAACCATCCTTCTATTTCATATATGACCTTAAACTTCGCTGCTAATTTCTTAGGATTAGACTCTGCTGCGACTCCGTTTGGTCTTAAAGCGATGGAAAGTTTACAAGAAATAAATCCTGATAAAGACAAAGCCAGTGATGCGCAGATTATGTTTATGTGTCTGCATGCTTCGGGATTGACTTTAATTGCAACTTCAATTATTGGTTATCGCGCTGCTGCAAATGCAAGTAATCCTGCAGATGTTATGCTTCCGTGTATCATTACTTCTTTTATTGGTACAATTGCCGCTTTTTTAATTGTTGGAATTAAACAAAAAATCAACTTCAAAAGTGCTTCTCTTGTTATCGCCTTAATGCTATTAATAGCCGCCATTGTTGGTTTGCTGATGTATGTGAATCATTTGGATTTAATTGGGAAAAATTATTTCACTTCTAATCTTTCGGGATTAATTTTAATAGGAATCATTGTTTTTACGCTGATTTTCTCCTTCATAAACGAAAAGAAATTCAGTGAGGCAAACACCACTGTTTTTGATTCATTTGTAGTTGGAGCAAATAATGGTGTTAAAACCGGTGTTACTATTTTTCCTTATGTTTTAGGAATGTTAGTGGCCATTTCGTTATTCAGAAACAGTGGTTTATTTGAAATCATCAGCAACTGGATTGCTTTTATTTTTTCGAATATGGGCGTAAACAAACAAATTACTGATGCATTACCGGTTGCAATGCTTAGACCTTTTAGTTCTGCAGGATCAAGAGGCTTTTTGATTGATTCGATGAATACTTTCGGCGCAGATTCCTTAACGGGAAGATTGAGCAGTATTTTTCAATGCAGCGCAGAAAGCACTTTTTATGTAATTGCGGTTTACTTTGGCTCTGTAAACATAAAAAATACCCGTTATGCTTTGGGCACGATGCTTTTGGTTGATGTAATTTGTGTTATTACTGCGATTTTTGTGGCTAGCTGGTTTTTTTAG
- a CDS encoding fumarate hydratase, with translation MIDFIYQDPYPILKDDTQYRKITSDFVKVEKFGEREVLTVDPKGLELLAEEALTDVSFMLRTTHLQKLRNILDDPEATDNDRFVAYNLLQNASVAAEGQLPSCQDTGTAIVMAKKGESIFTGVDDAEWLSKGIFNTYQKRNLRYSQIVPISMFEEKNSGSNLPAQIDIYAKKGNSYEFLFMAKGGGSANKTYLYQQTKSLLNEKSMDAFVRAKIKDLGTSACPPYHLALVIGGTSAEANLSAVKKASAGYYDHLPTTGNMSGQAFRDLEWEQRVQQICQESAIGAQFGGKYFTHDVRVIRLPRHAASCPVGLGVSCSADRNIKGKITKDGIYVEQLEINPKQFLPETAPHLEAPVEIDLNQPMADILAKLSQYPIKTRLKLNGTVIVARDIAHAKIMELLEAGQPMPEYFKNHPVYYAGPAKTPEGMASGSFGPTTAGRMDVYVDEFQKHGGSMIMLAKGNRTKQVTDACNKYGGFYLGSIGGPAAILAQDNILKVEVVDFEELGMEAVRKITVKDFPAFIITDDKGNDFFENL, from the coding sequence ATGATTGATTTTATATACCAGGATCCTTATCCTATTTTAAAGGATGATACACAATACCGCAAAATTACTTCAGATTTTGTGAAAGTTGAAAAATTTGGAGAACGTGAAGTTCTGACTGTTGATCCAAAAGGATTAGAATTATTAGCTGAAGAAGCTTTAACCGATGTTTCGTTTATGTTGAGAACGACACATTTACAAAAATTAAGAAACATTCTTGATGATCCAGAAGCGACAGATAATGATCGTTTTGTGGCTTACAATTTACTTCAAAATGCATCTGTTGCTGCCGAAGGTCAGTTACCAAGCTGTCAGGATACCGGAACGGCAATTGTAATGGCAAAAAAAGGTGAAAGCATTTTTACCGGTGTTGATGACGCTGAATGGCTGAGTAAAGGAATTTTCAATACGTACCAAAAACGCAATTTACGTTATTCGCAAATTGTTCCGATTTCGATGTTTGAGGAAAAAAACTCAGGCTCGAACCTTCCGGCTCAAATTGATATTTATGCTAAAAAAGGAAATTCGTACGAGTTTTTATTTATGGCAAAAGGCGGTGGATCAGCAAATAAGACTTATTTATATCAGCAAACAAAATCTTTATTGAATGAAAAATCGATGGATGCTTTTGTTCGCGCAAAAATAAAAGATTTAGGAACTTCTGCTTGTCCGCCTTACCATTTAGCTTTGGTTATTGGAGGAACTTCTGCGGAAGCAAATCTAAGTGCCGTTAAAAAAGCATCTGCAGGATATTACGATCATTTGCCTACTACCGGAAATATGTCCGGTCAGGCTTTTCGTGATTTAGAATGGGAACAACGCGTACAGCAAATTTGCCAGGAAAGTGCTATTGGCGCTCAGTTTGGCGGTAAGTATTTCACCCATGATGTTCGTGTAATTCGTTTGCCTCGTCACGCAGCTTCTTGTCCGGTTGGATTGGGAGTTTCATGTTCTGCCGATAGAAACATCAAAGGGAAAATTACAAAAGACGGAATTTATGTGGAACAGCTTGAAATAAATCCGAAGCAATTTTTGCCTGAAACAGCGCCGCATTTAGAAGCTCCTGTAGAAATTGACCTAAACCAGCCAATGGCAGATATTTTGGCTAAATTGAGCCAATATCCAATTAAAACCCGTTTAAAACTAAACGGAACTGTAATTGTTGCCCGTGATATTGCGCATGCAAAAATCATGGAGCTATTAGAAGCAGGTCAGCCAATGCCGGAATACTTTAAAAATCACCCTGTTTATTATGCAGGTCCGGCAAAAACTCCGGAAGGAATGGCTTCGGGAAGTTTTGGACCAACTACTGCGGGACGTATGGACGTTTATGTGGATGAATTCCAAAAACATGGCGGAAGTATGATTATGCTGGCAAAAGGAAATCGAACGAAACAGGTTACAGATGCCTGCAACAAATATGGCGGATTTTATTTAGGTTCTATTGGAGGTCCGGCTGCAATTTTGGCGCAGGATAATATTTTGAAAGTAGAAGTTGTTGACTTTGAAGAATTAGGAATGGAAGCTGTTCGTAAAATTACGGTTAAAGATTTCCCTGCTTTTATTATTACTGATGATAAAGGAAATGACTTTTTTGAAAATTTATGA
- a CDS encoding PAS domain-containing protein: protein MKKDNSDEILNRNSVPILAWDFHYEYVNELKATFADLKKVSKISNQFNWNEKHLKIKERIKDEVIVVTDLDLKIVFASTGIKRMTGYTEDEILGKTPKMFQGPETCNVTLKEIREAIKLQVPFEKTIENYKKNGRTYKCKINGIPVFNLKGELSHFIAFETVDKSA from the coding sequence ATGAAAAAAGACAATTCTGATGAAATATTAAATCGAAATTCGGTTCCTATTTTAGCATGGGATTTTCATTACGAATATGTTAATGAACTCAAAGCTACTTTTGCAGATTTAAAAAAAGTAAGCAAAATTTCAAATCAGTTTAACTGGAATGAAAAACATCTGAAAATTAAGGAACGAATTAAAGATGAGGTAATTGTCGTGACAGATCTCGATCTGAAAATTGTTTTTGCCTCAACCGGAATTAAAAGAATGACAGGTTATACCGAAGATGAAATATTAGGAAAAACACCAAAAATGTTTCAGGGACCGGAAACCTGCAATGTTACTTTAAAAGAAATTAGAGAAGCCATTAAACTTCAGGTACCATTTGAAAAAACAATCGAAAATTATAAAAAAAATGGTCGTACATACAAATGCAAAATCAACGGAATTCCTGTTTTTAACCTAAAAGGAGAATTATCGCATTTTATAGCATTTGAAACTGTAGATAAAAGCGCTTGA
- the dinB gene encoding DNA polymerase IV, which yields MSETPVYRKIIHIDMDAFYASVEQMDNPALRGKPVAVGGSENRGVVSAASYEARKFGVRSAISGVLAKKYCPEIIFVRPRFDRYKEISNKIHKIFHEYTDLVEPLSLDEAYLDVTQNKKGNPSASLLAQEIRLRILNEVGLTASAGISVNKFVAKIASDINKPNGQKTVNPDEIIPFLEELPIRKFYGVGKVTTEKMYQLGIFTGADLKTKSVEFLEKHFGKSGTFYYNVVRGIHNSEVKPSRIAKSVAAEHTFDVNLSSEIFMLEQLERIATSLEKRLKKHKISGKTVTLKIKYSDFTQQTRSKTLPYFISDKSLILEVVEELLYQERMKDSVRLLGISLNNLNTEEKKAVVVQLKFSF from the coding sequence ATGTCTGAAACGCCTGTATATAGAAAAATTATCCATATTGATATGGATGCTTTTTATGCATCGGTAGAGCAAATGGATAATCCTGCTTTACGCGGAAAACCCGTTGCTGTTGGCGGTTCAGAGAATAGAGGAGTAGTTTCGGCGGCGAGTTACGAAGCAAGAAAATTTGGAGTTCGAAGTGCCATAAGCGGCGTTTTAGCTAAAAAATATTGTCCCGAAATTATCTTTGTACGTCCGCGTTTTGATCGGTATAAAGAAATATCAAATAAAATTCATAAAATTTTTCATGAATATACAGATTTAGTCGAGCCACTTTCGCTTGACGAAGCGTATCTTGATGTAACCCAAAATAAAAAAGGAAACCCAAGCGCCAGTTTATTGGCTCAGGAAATTAGGTTAAGAATTCTAAATGAAGTTGGACTCACCGCTTCGGCAGGAATTTCTGTCAACAAATTTGTTGCTAAAATTGCCAGCGATATCAACAAACCAAACGGACAGAAAACAGTAAATCCGGATGAGATTATACCTTTTTTGGAAGAACTGCCAATTAGAAAGTTTTATGGTGTTGGAAAAGTAACAACCGAAAAAATGTATCAATTGGGAATTTTTACCGGAGCTGATTTGAAAACAAAATCGGTTGAATTTCTCGAAAAACACTTCGGAAAATCCGGTACTTTCTATTATAATGTAGTTCGGGGCATTCATAACAGTGAAGTTAAACCTTCGCGTATTGCCAAATCTGTAGCAGCAGAACACACTTTTGATGTCAATTTATCTTCTGAAATTTTTATGCTCGAACAACTCGAAAGAATTGCAACATCATTAGAAAAAAGATTAAAAAAGCATAAAATTTCAGGTAAAACCGTTACCCTTAAAATTAAATACAGCGACTTTACACAACAAACCAGAAGTAAAACACTGCCTTACTTTATCTCTGATAAAAGCCTTATTCTGGAAGTCGTCGAAGAATTATTATATCAGGAACGCATGAAAGATTCAGTTCGATTGCTCGGAATTTCATTGAATAATTTAAATACCGAGGAAAAAAAGGCAGTTGTTGTTCAGCTTAAATTTTCTTTTTAA
- a CDS encoding metallophosphoesterase family protein: protein MRTFVIGDIHGGLLALEQVLKKANVTKEDTLIFLGDYVDGWSQSAEVIEYLIDLKSKQNCICIRGNHDQLALDWLENRNEEFDEEMWYKHGGKATVEGYSKLSDEKKKTHIAFFEALQDYYLDDQNRLFVHAGFTNLNGVVWEYFPKLFYWDRTLWESALSLDPNLKPGDLYYPKRFTVYKEIFIGHTPVTRIGQTVPINKACVWNVDTGAAFKGPLTIMDVDTKEFWQSDPLNELYFNEKGRN, encoded by the coding sequence ATGCGAACATTTGTTATAGGTGACATACATGGAGGATTACTCGCGCTTGAGCAGGTATTGAAAAAAGCCAATGTTACTAAAGAAGACACTCTTATATTTTTAGGTGATTATGTGGATGGCTGGAGTCAATCGGCAGAAGTAATCGAATATTTGATTGATCTTAAAAGCAAACAAAACTGCATTTGCATTAGAGGAAATCACGATCAGCTGGCATTGGACTGGCTTGAAAACCGCAATGAGGAATTTGATGAAGAAATGTGGTATAAACATGGCGGAAAAGCTACTGTTGAAGGATACTCTAAACTTTCTGACGAAAAAAAGAAAACACATATTGCTTTTTTTGAAGCGCTGCAGGATTATTATCTGGACGATCAAAACCGATTATTTGTTCACGCCGGTTTTACAAATTTAAATGGCGTTGTCTGGGAATACTTTCCAAAGTTATTTTATTGGGACAGAACACTTTGGGAATCAGCACTTTCTCTGGACCCCAATTTAAAACCCGGCGATTTATATTATCCAAAACGTTTTACGGTATACAAAGAAATATTTATTGGACACACGCCTGTAACCAGAATTGGTCAGACTGTTCCAATAAACAAGGCTTGTGTCTGGAATGTTGATACCGGAGCTGCATTTAAAGGCCCTCTGACGATTATGGACGTCGATACCAAGGAATTCTGGCAAAGTGATCCGTTAAATGAACTCTATTTTAATGAAAAAGGTAGGAATTAA
- a CDS encoding DUF6646 family protein, producing the protein MKKVITLLFLVSFGFTHAQKAFSGKGDMKVNVGANLQDGGSGIQGSIDFGLGENFSFGFVTTYLLGVDNFSGVYHNNPTPYYDLKPEFQDRFDAKARINANLSSVIGVEQLDVYPGLSLGLHNFGGHVGGRYFFTEGFGVFTEIGFPIAKYGNNNDVFDHLNNQATFSLGASFNL; encoded by the coding sequence ATGAAAAAAGTTATTACACTTTTGTTTTTAGTATCATTCGGATTCACTCATGCTCAAAAAGCTTTTTCAGGAAAAGGTGATATGAAAGTTAATGTTGGTGCTAACCTTCAAGATGGTGGTTCAGGAATTCAAGGTTCTATCGACTTTGGTTTAGGAGAAAATTTCTCTTTCGGATTTGTTACAACTTATTTGCTTGGAGTAGATAATTTTAGTGGTGTTTACCACAATAATCCAACTCCATATTATGATCTAAAACCAGAATTTCAAGATCGTTTTGATGCCAAAGCAAGAATTAATGCAAATTTAAGCAGCGTAATTGGTGTTGAACAACTTGATGTTTATCCTGGTTTAAGTTTAGGTTTACACAATTTTGGCGGTCATGTTGGCGGTCGTTACTTTTTTACCGAAGGATTTGGTGTTTTCACAGAAATCGGATTCCCAATTGCAAAATACGGTAACAATAATGATGTATTCGATCATTTAAACAATCAGGCAACTTTTAGTTTAGGAGCTTCTTTTAATTTATAA